A stretch of the Pan paniscus chromosome 2, NHGRI_mPanPan1-v2.0_pri, whole genome shotgun sequence genome encodes the following:
- the TREX1 gene encoding three-prime repair exonuclease 1, which translates to MGRNHCVAGKEVALGPGLNQESLGNWDPQREPRESVQPSHYCLPACLPACYGSAAGTYPTMGSQALPPGPMQTLIFFDMEATGLPFSQPKVTELCLLAVHRCALESPPTSQGPPPTVPPPPRVVDKLSLCVAPGKACSPAASEITGLSTAVLAAHGRQCFDDNLANLLLAFLRRQPQPWCLVAHNGDRYDFPLLQAELAMLGLTSALDGAFCVDSITALKALERASSPSEHGPRKSYSLGSIYTRLYGQSPPDSHTAEGDVLALLSICQWRPQALLRWVDAHARPFGTIRPMYGVTASARTKPRPSAVTTTAHLATTRNTSPSLGDSRGPKDLPPVKDPGALPGEGLLAPLGLLAILTLAVATLYGLSLATPGE; encoded by the exons ATGGGAAGAAACCATTGTGTGGCAGGGAAGGAGGTGGCTCTTGGCCCAGGCCTAAACCAGGAAAGCCTGGGAAACTGGGACCCACAG CGAGAGCCGCGGGAGAGTGTGCAGCCGAGTCActactgcctgcctgcctgcctgcctgcctgctacG GCTCAGCGGCAGGTACGTACCCAACCATGGGCTCGCAGGCCCTGCCCCCGGGGCCCATGCAGACCCTCATCTTTTTCGACATGGAGGCCACTGGCTTGCCCTTCTCCCAGCCCAAGGTCACGGAGCTGTGCCTGCTGGCTGTCCACAGATGTGCCCTGGAGAGCCCCCCCACCTCTCAGGGGCCACCTCCCACAGTTCCTCCACCACCGCGTGTGGTAGACAAGCTCTCCCTGTGTGTGGCTCCGGGGAAGGCCTGCAGCCCTGCAGCCAGCGAGATCACAGGTCTGAGcacagctgtgctggcagcgcATGGGCGTCAATGTTTCGATGACAACCTGGCCAACCTACTCCTAGCCTTCCTGCGGCGCCAGCCACAGCCCTGGTGCCTGGTGGCACACAATGGTGACCGCTACGACTTCCCCCTGCTCCAAGCAGAGCTGGCTATGCTGGGCCTCACCAGTGCTCTGGATGGTGCCTTCTGTGtggatagcatcactgcactgaAGGCCCTGGAGCGAGCAAGCAGCCCCTCAGAACACGGCCCAAGGAAGAGCTACAGCCTAGGCAGCATCTACACTCGCCTGTATGGGCAGTCCCCTCCAGACTCGCACACGGCTGAGGGTGATGTCCTGGCCCTGCTCAGCATCTGTCAGTGGAGACCACAGGCCCTCCTGCGGTGGGTGGATGCTCACGCCAGGCCTTTCGGCACCATCAGGCCCATGTATGGGGTCACAGCCTCTGCTAGGACCAAGCCAAGACCATCTGCTGTCACAACCACTGCACACCTGGCCACAACCAGGAACACTAGTCCCAGCCTTGGAGACAGCAGGGGTCCCAAGGATCTTCCTCCAGTGAAGGACCCTGGAGCCCTACCCGGGGAGGGGCTGCTGGCCCCACTGGGTCTGCTGGCCATCCTGACCTTGGCAGTAGCCACACTGTATGGACTATCCCTGGCCACACCTGGGGAGTAG
- the SHISA5 gene encoding protein shisa-5 isoform X3 — MGFGATLAVGLTIFVLSVVTIIICFTCSCCCLYKTCRRPRPVVTTTTSTTVVHAPYPQPPSVPPSYPGPSYQGYHTMPPQPGMPAAPYPMQYPPPYPAQPMGPPAYHETLAGECPCQL; from the exons ATGGG GTTCGGAGCGACCTTGGCCGTTGGCCTGACCATCTTTGTGCTGTCTGTCGTCACTATCATCATCTGCTTcacctgctcctgctgctgccttTACAAGACGTGCCGCCGACCACGTC CAGTTGTCACCACCACCACATCCACCACTGTGGTGCATGCCCCTTATCCTCAGCCTCCAAGTGTGCCGCCCAGCTACCCTGGACCAAGCTACCAGGGCTACCACACCATGCCGCCTCAGCCAGGGATGCCAGCAGCACCCTACCCAATGCAGTACCCACCACCTTACCCAGCCCAGCCCATGGGCCCACCGGCCTACCACGAGACCCTGGCTGGTGAGTGCCCCTGCCAACTCTAG